The following proteins are co-located in the Ensifer sp. WSM1721 genome:
- a CDS encoding prepilin peptidase, translated as MTIAAAFVVFPFCLAFAATSDLLTMTIPNRVSAILLGAFFLTAFFIGLGFGQIALHLAAAFMVFAVCFCLFAANIMGGGDAKLLTACAIWFGLDASLVAFLVYVSISGGLLTLAVLLLRSNENAILAARIPAPRLLLTSQKIPYGVAIALGGFAAYPSSPLMQAAFAQLS; from the coding sequence TTGACCATAGCTGCCGCCTTTGTCGTCTTTCCATTTTGCCTCGCCTTTGCGGCCACTTCGGATCTGCTGACGATGACGATCCCCAACCGGGTGTCGGCGATCCTGCTTGGCGCGTTTTTCCTGACGGCATTCTTCATTGGCCTCGGTTTCGGACAGATCGCGCTCCACCTCGCGGCGGCCTTCATGGTGTTTGCAGTTTGTTTCTGTCTGTTCGCCGCCAACATCATGGGCGGCGGCGACGCCAAGCTCCTGACCGCCTGCGCCATCTGGTTCGGCCTCGATGCCTCGCTCGTCGCCTTTCTGGTGTATGTCTCCATCTCCGGTGGCCTTCTAACCCTTGCGGTTCTGCTTCTCCGCTCTAATGAGAATGCGATCCTTGCCGCCCGCATTCCGGCGCCGCGCCTTTTGCTGACCTCGCAGAAGATTCCGTACGGCGTCGCGATCGCCCTCGGCGGCTTCGCCGCGTATCCCTCATCGCCGCTGATGCAGGCCGCTTTCGCGCAACTCTCCTAG
- the cpaB gene encoding Flp pilus assembly protein CpaB translates to MKPVRIIILAVAVGSAALAGLLAMKLTRAPAPHMAEPVMEQAPAINVLVASKSLPVGSRLGADSIRWMAWPKDGVAEGMITEENRPSAVDDLSGAVVRLPLFTGEPVRQEKIADASNRIMSSLLPAGKRAVATEITVATGAGGFILPNDRVDVIMVRKSDGDLYLTETVLSNVRVLAIDQQVEEKEDGSKAVVGTTATLELTPDQSKVMTVAQQMAERISLALRSVADAQEPDTNAADHLLSGDGGPSIQLIKSGSIVKSDGAAVQNQQ, encoded by the coding sequence ATGAAACCGGTGCGCATCATCATTCTGGCGGTGGCCGTCGGCTCGGCCGCCTTGGCTGGGCTTTTGGCGATGAAACTCACCCGCGCTCCCGCCCCGCATATGGCAGAACCCGTCATGGAGCAGGCCCCAGCCATTAACGTCCTTGTCGCCAGCAAGAGCCTGCCCGTGGGCTCCCGTCTCGGCGCTGATTCTATCCGCTGGATGGCTTGGCCGAAGGACGGCGTGGCCGAGGGCATGATCACCGAGGAAAATCGTCCGAGTGCCGTTGACGATCTTTCTGGCGCGGTCGTGCGTCTGCCGCTCTTCACCGGAGAGCCGGTCCGCCAGGAAAAGATCGCCGACGCCTCGAATCGCATCATGTCGTCGCTGCTCCCGGCCGGAAAGCGCGCCGTCGCAACGGAAATCACGGTCGCGACCGGCGCCGGCGGCTTCATCCTGCCGAACGACCGTGTCGACGTGATCATGGTGCGCAAGTCCGACGGCGACCTCTACCTGACCGAAACGGTGCTGAGCAATGTCCGTGTGCTCGCGATCGATCAGCAGGTGGAGGAGAAGGAGGACGGGTCCAAGGCCGTCGTCGGTACCACCGCGACCCTCGAGCTGACGCCGGATCAATCGAAAGTCATGACGGTGGCGCAGCAGATGGCCGAACGCATCTCGCTGGCGCTCCGCAGCGTCGCCGACGCGCAGGAGCCCGATACCAACGCTGCCGACCACCTCTTGAGCGGCGACGGCGGGCCGAGCATCCAGCTCATCAAATCGGGCTCAATCGTCAAAAGCGACGGCGCCGCTGTCCAGAACCAGCAATAA
- a CDS encoding type II and III secretion system protein family protein, protein MTVPAAEAAASSVVRIAESGPGVRKIINLGLNKAVVVDLPTDAHDILVADPSMADAVTRTSRRIYLFGKSVGQTNIFVFGRNGEEIVSLEVSVERDVAGLEANLRRFIPDADINVEIISDNVVLTGTVRTPLDSTKAVDLARAFLKGGEATTRNITAQGNNGDADIFAEDRQTSQIVNLLTIEGDDQVTLKVTVAEVSRQVLKQLGFNGRVSDGESGISFRNPANLGDAIGVGTNAIIRGSIGPTTIASYINAMEQAGVMRTLAEPSLTAISGQEAKFYVGGEFRLAGVQEVKRDEETGETTVEREVNDVEYGIRLNFKPVVLGPGRISLQIQTDVSEPTYEGSVVTGNSMTTIPGNTFLGIRRREASTSVELPSGGSIVIAGLVQDNIRQAMSGLPAASKIPILGTLFRSKDFQRNETELVIIATPYLVRPVARSAISRPDDNFNPANDLESFFLGRVNRIYGRPEAQPPVGRYHGNVGFIYK, encoded by the coding sequence ATGACGGTGCCTGCGGCCGAGGCCGCCGCCTCGTCTGTTGTCAGGATCGCCGAAAGCGGTCCGGGCGTGCGCAAGATCATCAATCTCGGCCTCAACAAGGCGGTTGTCGTCGACCTGCCGACCGACGCCCATGATATCCTCGTTGCCGACCCGTCGATGGCCGACGCGGTCACGCGCACCTCCCGGCGCATCTACCTTTTCGGCAAGTCGGTCGGCCAGACGAACATCTTCGTCTTCGGCCGGAACGGAGAGGAGATCGTCAGCCTCGAGGTTTCCGTCGAGCGCGACGTCGCCGGTCTCGAGGCGAACCTGCGCCGCTTCATTCCGGATGCCGACATCAACGTCGAGATCATATCGGACAACGTCGTCCTGACAGGCACGGTGCGCACGCCGCTCGACTCCACCAAGGCCGTCGATCTCGCCCGCGCCTTCCTGAAAGGCGGCGAGGCGACGACCCGCAACATCACTGCGCAGGGCAACAACGGCGACGCCGATATCTTCGCCGAAGATCGCCAGACCTCGCAGATCGTCAACCTGCTGACGATCGAGGGCGACGACCAGGTCACGCTGAAGGTGACCGTTGCCGAGGTCAGCCGGCAGGTGCTGAAGCAGCTCGGCTTCAACGGACGCGTATCCGATGGCGAAAGCGGCATCAGCTTCCGCAACCCGGCCAATCTCGGCGACGCGATCGGCGTTGGCACGAACGCAATTATCAGGGGCTCGATCGGCCCCACCACCATTGCTAGCTACATTAATGCGATGGAGCAGGCCGGCGTCATGCGCACGCTTGCCGAGCCGAGTCTTACCGCGATCTCCGGTCAGGAGGCGAAGTTCTACGTCGGCGGCGAGTTCCGGCTCGCCGGCGTCCAGGAAGTGAAGCGTGACGAGGAAACCGGCGAAACCACGGTCGAGCGTGAGGTCAACGATGTCGAATACGGTATCAGACTGAACTTCAAGCCGGTCGTTCTCGGCCCGGGCCGCATCAGCCTGCAGATCCAGACGGATGTCTCCGAGCCCACCTACGAAGGCTCAGTGGTCACGGGCAATAGCATGACTACTATTCCCGGCAACACCTTCCTCGGCATCCGCCGGCGCGAGGCCTCGACGAGCGTCGAACTGCCGTCCGGCGGCTCGATCGTCATCGCCGGTCTGGTCCAGGACAACATCCGCCAGGCGATGTCGGGTCTGCCTGCCGCTTCGAAGATCCCGATCCTCGGCACGCTCTTCCGCAGCAAGGACTTCCAGCGCAACGAGACGGAGCTCGTCATCATCGCCACACCCTATCTCGTGCGCCCGGTCGCCCGCAGCGCGATTTCTCGTCCAGACGACAATTTCAATCCGGCCAATGATCTCGAGAGCTTCTTCCTCGGCCGCGTCAACCGGATCTATGGCCGGCCGGAGGCACAGCCGCCCGTGGGCCGCTATCACGGTAACGTCGGCTTCATCTACAAATAG